The genomic region GTACGTAGCGCCCTACCTAGCGGAAACGGCGTCAAGGTGTAGGTGCTGTCTGGGCTGCGGAAGTTCTCCAGGTTGTCCGTCAGCTGCACATCTTTGAACGCAAACCGCCGATACTGCGAGTGGCCCACGTTGTAGCGGAGGGCAATGTCTTCCTTTTGCAGCACTACAGCCGGGCGCTCGTTGCGCGGGTCATACTTTTGCAGCACCTGAAAAGCCGAGGCATATTTCCGCTCACCCACCAGCGCATCGGCTTTTTGCAGGATGGCAATGTTGGTCTGGGCCTGCGCCGTAGCCGCCAGGAAAGAGCCGCCAGCCAGTAAAAGAGCAGCGGTAATGCGTGAGGAGCCCAAAAAAATCATGATTATTTCCTGCAAAGTAAGAAAGTGCAAACAAGCGGTTTGCCGGCAAAATACGACGGTTTTAGCGGTGGACGCAAGCACACCAACGTAGCAGCGCGGCTAGTGGATGTTTGGTTTTTAAAAAATGATTGCGCAGCTTTGGCCGTTGCCTTTATCCAACAAGGCAACACACCACACATGCTTCTTACTCCGGCAGCGGCTTTTTTTAGCTTTTACTTTACCTACTACGAGCAATCGTAGCAGCGAGGCCGCTTTGTAGGAACCCTACTCCTGAATCACACAAAAGCCTCCCACCCCGGAAGGCTTTTTTTTTAACCCATGCTCGTCAACGCTCCCGTTTTTGCCTACTACTTTTTTTACTTCTTCTACCCGAAGAAGCGGGCCCGCGTTTGCACTTGCTAAGCAGCGAAAGCACAACGAAGGGCCCTCCTAAGGAGGCCCTTTTTTTACACCTTTTCTCACCGTCGTATGTACCCGACCATTGCCATTCAGGGATTTGAAGGAAGTTTCCACCAGGTAGCGGCCCGGCGGCATTTTGGCGTCGACCACGCCATTGCTCCCTGTGCCACCTTTGGGCAAGTGGTGCGCCACGTGGCGGGCGGTACTACAGACTTCGGCCTAATGGCCATCGAAAACTCGTTGGCTGGCAGTATTCTACCCAACTACTCACTGCTCCAACGTCACGAAGTGCACGTGATAGGGGAGGTGTATCTGCACATTCGGCAACACCTGATGGCCCTACCCGGCCAGCACCTGCACGACCTACACGAGGTGCACTCACACCCCATGGCCTTGCTCCAGTGTGCCGACTACCTGGGCAGCCATGGCCACTGGCGCCTGGTAGAGACGGAGGATACGGCCCTGAGTGCCCAGCGCATCCGGGAGCATCGGCGGCCGGGCGTTGCCGCCGTAGCCGGCGCCCTGGCCGCCGAGCTGTTCGACCTGGAAATTGTGGCCGCTGATATTCACGCCGACCCGGCCAATTACACGCGCTTTTTAGTGCTGGAGCGCGGCGCCCCAGTGCTGGAAGAGCTGGCGCCTACCGTGAACAAAGCTTCGCTGTACTTCCACACCAGCCACGCCCAGGGAAGCCTGGTACGGGTGTTAGCGCCTATTGCGCAGTTGGGCATCAACCTCTCTAAATTGCAGTCCTACCCCCGCACGGGCCGCACCTGGCAGTACGGGTTTCATGTAGATGTGGAGTTTGACACGCCGGCTCAGCTGGCGGCTCTCCTGTACGAGCTGCGCCCCCTCACGGAGCACCTGGAGGTGCTGGGCGCCTACCACCGCGACGTGCTAGAAACCGTGCCCGATCATATCATCCGCCAGCAGGCGCCGCTTCAGTAGTTAAGTAGCCACTCACCATGACCAAGCAGTCGATACAAATTACCTCCGCCTCGCGCCTGGCCCACACGCAGGAATACTACTTCTCCCGCAAGTTGCAGGAAATTGATGCCCTCAACAAAGCCGGCAAGCAGATCATCAACCTGGGCATCGGCAGCCCCGATATGCCGCCGCAGCCCGCCGTGGTGGCTGCCCTGGCCGATGATGCGGCCCTGCCCAATGCGCACGGGTACCAGTCGTACAAAGGCCTGCCGGCGCTGCGCGAGGCCATGAGCGCGTGGTACGCCCGCGCCTACGGCGTAGTGCTGGACCCTAACAGCGAAGTGCTACCCTTGCTGGGCTCCAAGGAAGGCATCATGCACATCAGCATGACGTTTCTGGAGGCCGGCGACGAGGTGCTGCTGCCCAACCCTGGCTACCCTACCTACCGCGCTGCCGCTGAGCTAACCGGCGCTACCCTGCGCGAGTACGACCTGACCGCCGAAACCGGCTGGCTGCCCAACTTGGCGGCTCTGGCCGCCACCGACCTCAGCCGCGTGAAGCTGATGTGGGTAAACTACCCGCACATGCCCACCGGCACCCGCGCCAGCGAAGCCGAGTTGCAAGCGTTAGTTGACTTTGCGCTGGCCCACAACATTTTGCTGGTGCACGACAATCCGTATAGCTTCATTCTCAACGACAACCCCACCAGCTTGCTGTCCGTACCCGGTGCCCGCGAGTGCGTACTGGAGCTGAACTCCCTGAGCAAGTCGCACAACATGGCGGGCTGGCGGGTAGGCATGCTGGCCGGCCGCGCCGATTTGCTGCAAGACGTACTGCGCTTTAAAAGCAACATGGATTCGGGCATGTTCCGGCCGGTACAACAGGCTGCCGTAGTGGCGCTAGGGCTGGGTGAAGAGTGGTTTGCCGAGCTGAACGCCCACTACCGCGCCCGGCGCGAGCGGGTGTTTGCCCTGCTCGACCTGCTGGGTTGCACTTACAGCCGCGACCAGGTAGGGCTATTCGTATGGGCTGCCGTGCCAGAAGGGCATGCTGATGGCTTCGCCGTGAGCGACCGGGTGCTCTACGACGCCAACGTGTTCATCACCCCCGGCGGCATCTTCGGCAGCAACGGCAACGGCTATATCCGCATTAGCCTGTGCCAGAAGGTAGAGGTGCTGGACGAGGCCATTCGGCGGGTAGAGGAGGCGAAACTTACTAGCAGCCAGGCCCAATGATGACTGTGACTGTAGTAGGGGTAGGGCTGATTGGCGGCTCGCTGGTACTGAGCATGAAGCAGCACGGCGTGGCAACGCACGTTATTGGGGTAGACCATGACCCTACCCACCTGCGCGAAGCCGCCGCCCGTCACCTCATCGACGAGGGCACTACCGACCTGTCCGCCGCCGTGCGCCGCGCCGACCTGATCATCTTGGCTGTGCCCATGGATGCGCTACTCTCCCTGCTGCCCGAGGTGCTGGATATGGTAGACAACCAAGTGGTTATCGACGTGGGATCCACTAAAAAAGCGCTGCTGGACGTGGTGCGTACGCACCCCAAGCGTAGTCGCTTCGTGGCGGTGCACCCCATGGCGGGCACCGAGTTTTCGGGGCCGGAGGCGGCGGTGCCGGAGCTGTTCCGCGACAAAACCCTGGTGCTCTGCGACGCCGAAGACAGCGCCGCCGACGCCGTAGCGCAGGTAGAGCACGTAGCTGATGCCCTGGGCATGCGGCGCGTGTATCTAGGCGGTGCCGAGCACGATATGCACGTGGCCTACGTGTCGCATATCTCGCACATCACGTCGTTTGCCCTGGCTCTCACGGTGTTAGAGAAAGAACGCGACGAGCAACGTATCTTTGAGCTGGCCAGTACCGGTTTTTCGTCTACCGTGCGTCTGGCCAAAAGCTCCTCGGCCATGTGGGTGCCCATCTTCCGCCAAAACCGCGAAAACGTGCTCGACGTGCTAGACGAACACCTACGCCAGCTCCAGCACATGCGCGACGTGCTGGCGCAGGAAGACTACTCCGCTTTCACGGACCTCATTCATCAAGCCAACCACATCAAGCGCATTTTAAAATAACATTCTCCTGTCATCCTGAGCTTGCGAAGGACCTTCTCACGACAGAACCATACGGCTGGTAGTATCTATCAAATGCATAATCGTGCAGCCGTGATAAGATTCTTCGCTCCGCTCAGAATGACACAATCTTTCATACCTCTCATGAACACCTCCCTCGAAACCCAGACCCTGGGCGCGGCTGTAGCCGCTAAAAAACCACTCATCATCTCCGGACCGTGCTCGGCCGAAACGGAGGAGCAATTGATAGCTACCTGCACCCAACTGGCCGCTACCGGCAAGGTAGACATGCTGCGCGCCGGTATTTGGAAGCCTCGCACCAAGCCGGGCCTATTCGAGGGGATTGGTACCAAGGGCTTGCCTTGGTTGAAAAAAGCTCGCGAGCTGACCGGCCTACCCACTACCATTGAGGTAGCCACGGCCCGCCACGTAGAAGACGCCTTGACGTTCGACGTGGATGCTCTCTGGATTGGCGCCCGCACCACCGTAAATCCCTTCTCGGTGCAGGAAGTGGCTGATGCCCTGCGCGGTGTGGATGTGCCCGTGTTCATCAAGAACCCCATCAACCCCGACCTAGAACTGTGGACTGGTGCCGTGGAGCGCATTGCCAAAGCTGGCGTGAAGCAGATTGGTCTGATTCATAGAGGTTTCGCGGCGTACGGCAACACGCAGTACCGCAACGCGCCCATGTGGCACTTGGCCATTGAGATGAAGCGCCGGATGCCAGATATGCACATGATCTGCGACCCGAGCCACATCTGCGGCAACCGCCACATGCTGGCCGAGGTGGCTCAAAAGTCCCTCGACCTGGACTACGACGGCCTGATTATCGAGTCGCATATCGACCCCGACAACGCCTGGAGTGATGCCAAGCAGCAGGTGACGCCCGAGCGCCTAGCTGAACTGCTCGACGGCCTGCACTGGCGCCGCGAAACCACCGATAAGCAGGAGTTCCTGAGCGCGCTGGCCAAACTGCGCGAGCAGATCAACCACATCGACGACGAGGTGCTGCAACTGCTGGGCCAGCGCATGCAGATTGCCGAGCGCATTGGCGAGTACAAGCGCGACAACAACATCACCATCCTGCAAACCGCTCGCTGGAACGACATCCTGGACCATGGCGTGCAAAAAGGCGCTAAGTTGGGCCTCACTGAAGACTTCATTCTGAAGTATCTCGATGCCATCCATTTGGAGTCCATCAACCGCCAGAACCGGGTGATGAGCAAGAAGGCGGAGTAGGGTAGGGGCCTTTTAGCCTTCGTCTGTCATCCTGAACGCAGTGAAGGACCTTCTCACGTGAGAACGACCATCGTAATAACGACTCGTTCCAGCGTGAGAAGGTCCTTCACTGCGTTCAGGGTGACAGGGGAACTTGGAATGATAGCGGTGTAGAATAAACTTGCCCACGCGCAAAAATCCCCCGTATTTAGGCCCATGCTCTTCTATACCGTCATGAAACCCGTGGTGCAGGTGGCGCTGCGCGTGTTTTTTCGCAAGCTCGAAATCCGGCGGCACAACCGGCTGCAAACCAAGGGGCCGCTGCTGATTGCCAGCAACCACCCCAACACCCTGATGGACCCATTGGTGGTAGCTGCTAACCGCCGCGAGCCAGTATTCTTTTTGGCGAAAAGCACGTTTTTCAAGAATCCGATTCTGCGGGCTGTGATGGAGTCGGGTAACTGCATTCCGGTGTACCGGCGGCAGGATACGGAAAGCGGAGCCGAAAAGCTGACGCCCGAGGAAGTAACCGCCCGCAATGAGGCCGCCTTCAGTCGCAGCTACGACCACTTTGATAGGGGCGGTACGCTGATGATTTTCCCAGAGGGCACCAGCGTGAGCGAGCGGCGCCTACGCCCGCTCAAGACCGGCGCGGCCCGCATTGCGCTGGGCGCCGAAGCTCGACGCGACTTCCAACTGGGCCTGCAAATCCTACCCGTCGGCATCAACTACTTCGACCCTACCCACTTCCGCTCCGATGTGCTCGTGAACCCGGCCCGCCTGATTCGGGTGGCCGACTACGCTGCTGCCTACCGCCAGGACCCCGAAGCCGCCGCCGACGCGCTGACCGAGGAAATTCGGCAGCGTATGGAGAAGCACTTGGTTATCACCCGCGATGCCTCAGAAGATGAGCTGGTGCTGAACATCGAGCGCACCTTTGGCGACCATCTCAACCCCGACGACGACCCCGATACGCTCTACGACAACTTCCAGCTCAGCCGCACGCTACTGCAAGCTGTGGCCTACTTCGAGCAGCACGACCCCGAGCGCCTGCACGAGGTGCGCGACCGGCTCACAGCCTACCTGGCTGACCTTCGCCGCCTGCGCCTCACAGACGAAGCCCTGGAGCCACAAAAGCCCCGGTCGTCGCGCCTAAGCCGGGCCGTGAAAACGACGGCCAAGCTGATACTGGGCTTACCCGTGTACCTGTATGGCGTGGTGAACAACTACGTGCCCTATATCCTACCCTCCGTGGTGGCCAAGCGCGCCACAAAAGACGTGGAGTTTGTGGCGCCGCTGCTGCTATCGGTGGGTATTATCACCTTCAGCGTTAGCTACGCGGCTCAAACGGCCCTGGTGCATCACTACACCAACGACTGGCGCTGGACGGCGCTGTATTTCCTCAGCTTGCCCCTCACGGGCTTCTACGCCCTCAGCTACTGGAACAACCTGGAGGCCCGGCGGTACCGACTACGTGCGTCGAAGCTGTTCCGACAGCAGCCCGCCGAGGGTGAAAGCCTGCTTCGGCAACGGGCAGAAATCCTGCGCCTGCTCAACGAAGCCAGCCAGGAATACTTGGCGGGTAGGCAAGTAAGGTAGGAGAGCGAGTTGCCGGGTCGTTTATCACAAATCCACCTTCGCGCCCACACCCAGGGTCAGGATTTGGCCAAGGCTGAGGCCACTGCGGTTGGGTAGGTAACTTACCAGATATAAGTCGTTGGTGCCTAGCTCGTAGTAAAGCGAAACCTCACGCTTGCCGCCGGTGGCGCGGGGTAGGGACAGGGCTACCCGGCTACCCAAGAAAGCCCCAGCCCGCAGGGTAGTCGTCCACCAGTAGTAGCCTCGGTAGCCGTATTTGTCGGCGCTGTTGCGGTTGATCTGCGCGGCGGGTGTGTAGTTTACCAGCCCGCCTACCGACAGCGGCAACAGGCGCCACCGCTCCGCTAGCTGCACCGAAAACGGTGAATACGTGGCTTTGGCTGTGAAAATAGCGAAGGCCCGATGCCCGGTATAGCGCGCCGGCACGTAGCCCACCAGCACATCGGCATCGAAGCGGTGCGGGTGGCGACTGGGCGAGTAGCCCGCACCAGTAGTGAGCATCCCAATGCCGCCGCCGGTTTGCAGTACGGCGTGGTCGGGTACATACCAAGGGCGTGGGGTGGGAGCATCCGTGGATTGCGCCGTGGCCGACCAACCGCCTAGTAGCAGCCCCGCGAGAAGAGTAGCCGTGTGCCGCATCCTCCTAATACGATATGGTTTCAAGCTTATACTGATGTCGGCCCCAGAGCGTGAGCAGCAGATAGTTGCGCTGCGCCACACTGTAGCCGCTGATATAGGTGACGCGCTCCGGCACGGGCTGGCGCACGGAGAATTTATCGTTGTGGCCGGTGAGGTGCAGCACCAGGCGCGGCGCCTGCTCTAGCGTGCTGGTGTAGGCCGGCGTCACGGCCGCGTCGAAGTCACCGTCTTCGGGCGGCACGTGGGCCATGACTACCTGGCGACGCACGCCTACCGTATCGGCTAGCTGCTGCTGCAGCCAGGGCACATCGGGCACATGGCCGTTGAATTCGTACTCGCGGCCGTTGGTGTTCACTAAGATAAAGCGCGTGCCAGCGTACGTGAACGTGTAGTTCAGCGGACCAAAGATGCGCTGGTAGGCCTCGCGCCCGTTCTGGGCCAAGTCGTGGTTGCCGACCACCGTGAAGTAAGGCACGTTCAGCTTCTTGAATTCATCGTTCACCCAGCGCATTTCCCTAGCCAGGCCAAAGTCGGAAATATCGCCGCCTACCAGTACCATGGCCAGGCCGCGCTGCTGGTTGATACTGGCTACCAGCGGCGGCACATCATCGTAGTAGCGCTGCGAGTCGGAGGTAAACACAAAGCGGAGCGTGTCGCCGCCGGTAGGCACAGGGCGTTGGGCCAGGGCTGTCAGGTTTTTGCGCGTCAGGTCGCGCTCCGAAGCTGGTGCACGGGTATCGTTGGGACTGAATTCAAGTAAGTCGCAGCCGGTGGCGGCCGTCGTCAGGAGCACTCCAAATGCCAACCGGACAGCCAGCCGGGAAAACGTAAAATCAGCCATACGCAAAGCCATCAACCTATAAGAAAGGTGTCCTCTATACCAGCGAGGGTAGGATTGTGTTTCAAAGGTTGAAAATCAACTCTTGGAGCAGCACAAAAGCCAGCAGATGCCGGGCACCCCTCTTGGCTGTTATGTCAACCATCCCTGGTTGACGGCGATTTTTATCAGGGACGCCGTGTTTTTGGAGCCGGTTTTTTCCATCATGTTTTGACGGTGGGTTTCCACCGTGCGCGGACTGGTGAACAGCTTATCGGCAATCTGGGCAGTAGTAAGGCCATCAGCCACCAGCTGCAAAATCTCCCGCTCGCGCGCCGAGAGGCCGTTTGCGGGCTGGGGAGGCAGCTCCGGAATGCCTACCAGCACTTTTTCCAGCATGGCCAACCCTAGCTCGGAGCACAGAAAGCGCCGGCCAGCGGCTACAGACCGCACCGCCACCACCAGTTCGTCGTGGCCCGTGTTTTTCAATACATAGCCTGAGGCGCCAGCCTCTAGCACTTGCCCAATAGACCGGGCATGGTCTACCATCGAGAGCACTAGTATCCGGACTTCGGGAAACTCCGCACGCAGTCGTTGGGTGGTAGCCAAGCCGTCGAGACCCGGCATGTGCAAGTCCAGCAGTACCACGTCGCAGGGCGTAGTGGGTAGCTGGGCGAGCAGCTGCTCACCGTTTTCGGCTTCGCCCACCACTTGCAGGTCAGGGGTTTGCTGCAGGAGCGCGCGCAGGCCATCGCGGAGTACAGCGTGGTCGTCAACGAGGAAAAGTCGGATCATGAGCTCAGAAAATCAGGGTAGGGAATACGAATGCGGACGTATGCCCCACCAGTGGGGGCAGAGCCCGTTTGCAACTGCCCCCGCAGCAAGGCTACCCGGTCGCGGATGCTGCGTAGGCCCAGGCCAGAACTGCCGGCTAAGGTTGCCCCAAAGCCTGGGCCATTGTCTTCGGCTCGCAGCAGCACCCAGCCGGGCATGGTTTCCAGCTCCAGGCTGGCCTGGGTAGCGCCGTGGGCGTGCTTCACAATATTCTGAGCCAGCTCTTGGGCCATGCGATAGAGCGCCATTTGCAGGGCCGGGGGTAGGGGAGCAGTATCGGAATCGAGCACTATGTGGCAATGCATATGCAGGCGCGGCGCACTCATTTTTTGACAGATGTCGTGCAGGGCGGCAGTTAAGCCAAAGTCTTCCAAGGCCAGCGGTACCAACTCGTGCGAGAGGGCGCGGGTCTGGCGGATGGCTTCTACGAGCAATTGGTCGGCCTCGCGGCGGACGGCCGCCAGCTCGGGGGTAGTGTCCGGCGGCGGGGTGGGTAGGCGGTCGAAGCGCAGCTTGGTGGCGTAGAGTATCTGACCGATGCCATTGTGCAGGCTCTCGGCCAGGCGCCCACGCTCAGCCTCTTGGGCCTCCTGCACGGCCTCGAACAAGGCCTGCTGCTGCGTGAGACGCAAGCGTAAATTGTCGGCCTCTAGGCGCTGCAACTCACTAATATCCAAGTCGACGCCCAGCACGCGCGTAGGCTGGCCCGCCTCATTGCGGAGCACTACGGCTTTCGTACGCACAGTTTTCACCTGCCCTTTTACGCGCAGGCGTAGGGTTTCTTCGAAGCCGCTGCTGCCCGTAGTCAAGTTGTGCACCAGTTGCTCGGCGCGGGCCCGGTCTTCCTTCGCCACAAACTGTAGGTAGACATCGGGCCCAACCGGCATGCCCAGCTGCAGGCCTAACAAATGGTACATGCCGTCAGACCAGCGCATGGTGTTAGTCACCAGATCGTAGTCCCAACTGCCGAGGCCGGCCACAGTTTCGGCCTGCTCCAGCAGGCGCAGGTTTTTCAGGCGCTCCTGTTCGGCCGTTTTGCGCTCGGTGATGTCGAGATTGGTGGCTACCAGGCCGTCGCCCATTTTCACAAACTGGCACGTGAACCACCGGCTGAAGCCTTCGTGGTCGTAGAAATACTCCATGCCCTGGGGCGCGTCGGAAGCCAAAGCGCGCAGCATCAAATCGAAAAGGCCTACCTGCCGGATGCCGGG from Hymenobacter aerilatus harbors:
- a CDS encoding metallophosphoesterase family protein; the encoded protein is MADFTFSRLAVRLAFGVLLTTAATGCDLLEFSPNDTRAPASERDLTRKNLTALAQRPVPTGGDTLRFVFTSDSQRYYDDVPPLVASINQQRGLAMVLVGGDISDFGLAREMRWVNDEFKKLNVPYFTVVGNHDLAQNGREAYQRIFGPLNYTFTYAGTRFILVNTNGREYEFNGHVPDVPWLQQQLADTVGVRRQVVMAHVPPEDGDFDAAVTPAYTSTLEQAPRLVLHLTGHNDKFSVRQPVPERVTYISGYSVAQRNYLLLTLWGRHQYKLETISY
- a CDS encoding chorismate mutase, which gives rise to MNTSLETQTLGAAVAAKKPLIISGPCSAETEEQLIATCTQLAATGKVDMLRAGIWKPRTKPGLFEGIGTKGLPWLKKARELTGLPTTIEVATARHVEDALTFDVDALWIGARTTVNPFSVQEVADALRGVDVPVFIKNPINPDLELWTGAVERIAKAGVKQIGLIHRGFAAYGNTQYRNAPMWHLAIEMKRRMPDMHMICDPSHICGNRHMLAEVAQKSLDLDYDGLIIESHIDPDNAWSDAKQQVTPERLAELLDGLHWRRETTDKQEFLSALAKLREQINHIDDEVLQLLGQRMQIAERIGEYKRDNNITILQTARWNDILDHGVQKGAKLGLTEDFILKYLDAIHLESINRQNRVMSKKAE
- a CDS encoding pyridoxal phosphate-dependent aminotransferase, which gives rise to MTKQSIQITSASRLAHTQEYYFSRKLQEIDALNKAGKQIINLGIGSPDMPPQPAVVAALADDAALPNAHGYQSYKGLPALREAMSAWYARAYGVVLDPNSEVLPLLGSKEGIMHISMTFLEAGDEVLLPNPGYPTYRAAAELTGATLREYDLTAETGWLPNLAALAATDLSRVKLMWVNYPHMPTGTRASEAELQALVDFALAHNILLVHDNPYSFILNDNPTSLLSVPGARECVLELNSLSKSHNMAGWRVGMLAGRADLLQDVLRFKSNMDSGMFRPVQQAAVVALGLGEEWFAELNAHYRARRERVFALLDLLGCTYSRDQVGLFVWAAVPEGHADGFAVSDRVLYDANVFITPGGIFGSNGNGYIRISLCQKVEVLDEAIRRVEEAKLTSSQAQ
- a CDS encoding response regulator codes for the protein MIRLFLVDDHAVLRDGLRALLQQTPDLQVVGEAENGEQLLAQLPTTPCDVVLLDLHMPGLDGLATTQRLRAEFPEVRILVLSMVDHARSIGQVLEAGASGYVLKNTGHDELVVAVRSVAAGRRFLCSELGLAMLEKVLVGIPELPPQPANGLSAREREILQLVADGLTTAQIADKLFTSPRTVETHRQNMMEKTGSKNTASLIKIAVNQGWLT
- a CDS encoding prephenate dehydrogenase, which gives rise to MMTVTVVGVGLIGGSLVLSMKQHGVATHVIGVDHDPTHLREAAARHLIDEGTTDLSAAVRRADLIILAVPMDALLSLLPEVLDMVDNQVVIDVGSTKKALLDVVRTHPKRSRFVAVHPMAGTEFSGPEAAVPELFRDKTLVLCDAEDSAADAVAQVEHVADALGMRRVYLGGAEHDMHVAYVSHISHITSFALALTVLEKERDEQRIFELASTGFSSTVRLAKSSSAMWVPIFRQNRENVLDVLDEHLRQLQHMRDVLAQEDYSAFTDLIHQANHIKRILK
- a CDS encoding prephenate dehydratase; the protein is MYPTIAIQGFEGSFHQVAARRHFGVDHAIAPCATFGQVVRHVAGGTTDFGLMAIENSLAGSILPNYSLLQRHEVHVIGEVYLHIRQHLMALPGQHLHDLHEVHSHPMALLQCADYLGSHGHWRLVETEDTALSAQRIREHRRPGVAAVAGALAAELFDLEIVAADIHADPANYTRFLVLERGAPVLEELAPTVNKASLYFHTSHAQGSLVRVLAPIAQLGINLSKLQSYPRTGRTWQYGFHVDVEFDTPAQLAALLYELRPLTEHLEVLGAYHRDVLETVPDHIIRQQAPLQ
- a CDS encoding lysophospholipid acyltransferase family protein — its product is MLFYTVMKPVVQVALRVFFRKLEIRRHNRLQTKGPLLIASNHPNTLMDPLVVAANRREPVFFLAKSTFFKNPILRAVMESGNCIPVYRRQDTESGAEKLTPEEVTARNEAAFSRSYDHFDRGGTLMIFPEGTSVSERRLRPLKTGAARIALGAEARRDFQLGLQILPVGINYFDPTHFRSDVLVNPARLIRVADYAAAYRQDPEAAADALTEEIRQRMEKHLVITRDASEDELVLNIERTFGDHLNPDDDPDTLYDNFQLSRTLLQAVAYFEQHDPERLHEVRDRLTAYLADLRRLRLTDEALEPQKPRSSRLSRAVKTTAKLILGLPVYLYGVVNNYVPYILPSVVAKRATKDVEFVAPLLLSVGIITFSVSYAAQTALVHHYTNDWRWTALYFLSLPLTGFYALSYWNNLEARRYRLRASKLFRQQPAEGESLLRQRAEILRLLNEASQEYLAGRQVR